Proteins found in one Elephas maximus indicus isolate mEleMax1 chromosome 11, mEleMax1 primary haplotype, whole genome shotgun sequence genomic segment:
- the CIC gene encoding protein capicua homolog isoform X6 — translation MYSAHRPLVPASGAASRGLGMFVWTNVEPRSVAVFPWHSLVPFLAPSQPDPSVQPSEAQQPASHPVASNQSKEPAESAAVAHEQTPGGTGSADPGRPPAATCPESPGPGPLHTLGVVEPGKGPPPATEEEASGPPGESRLDSETESDHDDAFLSIMSPEIQLPLPPGKRRTQSLSALPKERDSSSEKDGRSPNKREKDHIRRPMNAFMIFSKRHRALVHQRHPNQDNRTVSKILGEWWYALGPKEKQKYHDLAFQVKEAHFKAHPDWKWCNKDRKKSSSEAKPASLGLAGGHKETRERSMSETGTAAAPGVSSELLSVAAQTLLSSDPKAPGSGSCGAERLHTVGGPGSARPRAFSHSGVHSLDGGEADSQALQELTQMVSGPVSYSGPKPSTQYGAPGPFTAPGEGGALAASGRPPLLPTRASRSQRVASEDMTSDEERMVICEEEGDDDVIADDGFSTTDIDLKCKERVTDSESGDSSGEDPEGSKGFGRKVFSPVIHSSFTHCRPPLDPEPPGPPDPPVAFGKGYGPTPSSSSSSPASASTSAATSFSLGSGTFKAQESGQGSTAGPLRPPPPGAGGPVTPSKPTRFLPTDPATFRRKRPESVGSLEPPGPSVISAPPSGGGNILQTLVLPPNKEDREGSRARMPSAPAPSLAYGAPAAPLSRPAATMVTNVVRPVSSTPVPIASKPFPTSSRAEASPNDTAGARTETGTGSRAPGGSPLGVSLVYSDKKSAAATSPAPHLVAGPLLGTVGKAPATVTNLLVGTPGYGAPAPPAVQFIAQGAPGSGATSGSGTGAGSGPNGPVPLGILQPGALGKAGGITQVQYILPTLPQQLQVAPAPAAAPGTKVAAPSAPAPTTSIRFTLPPGTSTNGKVLAATAPTPGIPILQSVPSAPPPKAQSVSPVQAPPPGGSAQLLPGKVLVPLAAPSVSVRGGGAAQPLPLVSPPFSVPVQNGAQPPSKIIQLTPVPVSTPSGLVPPLSPATLPGPTSQPQKVLLPSSTRITYVQSAGGHALPLGTSPASSQAGTVTSYGPTSSVALGFTSLGPSGPAFVQPLLSAGQTPLLAPGQVGVSPVPSPQLPPACATPGGPVITAFYPGSPAPTSSAPLAQPSQAPPGLVYTVATSTTTPAAAILPKGLPAPATATPAPTSPFPSATAGSMTYSLVAPKAQRPTPKAPQKVKAAIASIPVGSFEAGAPGRPGPAPRQPLDPGPAREPTAPESELEGQPTTPAPPPPPETWASTARSSPPLPLPVEERTSTKGPEATASKFPSSSSEWRVPGLGLESRGEPPTPPSPAPAPVSCGIIGSSEGNSGRAAGDTPERKEVASTGKKVKVRPPPLKKTFDSVDKVLSEVDFEERFAELPEFRPEEVLPSPTLQSLATSPRAILGSYRKKRKNSTDLDSAPEDPTSPKRKMRRRSSCSSEPNTPKSAKCEGDIFTFDRTGTDAEDVLGELEYEKVPYSSLRRTLDQRRALVMQLFQDHGFFPSAQATAAFQARYADIFPSKVCLQLKIREVRQKIMQAATPTEQPPGAEAPLPGPPSTGTAAAPAPTPSPAVGPDPNSPGSDSGSAPAAPPLPPPPELGPGQPGWEGAPQASPPPSGSSTAATGR, via the exons ATGTACTCGGCCCACAGGCCCCTGGTGCCTGCGTCCGGCGCGGCCTCCCGTGGCCTCGGCATGTTCG TGTGGACAAATGTGGAACCTCGCTCTGTGGCCGTGTTCCCCTGGCACTCCTTAGTCCCCTTCCTGGCCCCCAGCCAGCCTGACCCCTCCGTACAGCCAAGCGAGGCCCAGCAACCCGCCAGCCACCCAGTGGCCTCCAACCAGAGCAAAG AACCTGCTGAGTCGGCAGCTGTTGCTCATGAGCAGACACCTGGTGGGACAGGAAGTGCTGACCCTGGGCGGCCCCCTGCAGCCACATGCCCTGAGAGCCCAGGGCCCGGACCCCTACACACACTGGGGGTGGTGGAACCTGGCAAGGGTCCCCCTCCCGCTACTGAGGAGGAGGCCTCTGGCCCCCCAGGAGAATCCCGGCTGGACAGTGAGACGGAGAGTGACCATGACGATGC CTTTCTCTCCATCATGTCCCCTGAGATCCAGTTGCCTCTGCCACCTGGAAAACGCCGGACTCAGTCCCTCAGTGCTCTGCCCAAAGAACGGGACTCATCTTCTGAGAAGGATGGACGCAGCCCCAACaag CGGGAGAAGGACCATATCCGGCGGCCCATGAATGCCTTTATGATCTTCAGCAAGCGACACCGGGCCCTGGTCCACCAGCGTCACCCAAACCAGGACAACCGGACTGTCAGCAAGATCCTAGGCGAATGGTGGTATGCCCTGGGGCCTAAGGAGAAGCAGAAGTACCATGACCTGGCCTTCCAG GTGAAGGAGGCCCACTTCAAGGCCCACCCAGACTGGAAGTGGTGCAACAAGGACCGAAAGAAGTCCAGTTCAGAGGCCAAGCCCGCTAGCCTAGGGCTGGCTGGAGGGCACAAGGAGACCCGGGAGCGGAGCATGTCAGAGACAGGCACTGCTGCTGCCCCTGGAG TGTCATCGGAACTCCTGTCTGTGGCAGCCCAGACACTTTTGAGCTCGGACCCCAAGGCTCCAGGGAGTGGTTCCTGTGGGGCAGAACGGCTGCACACAGTTGGGGGTCCTGGCTCAGCCCGACCCCGCGCCTTCTCCCACAGTGGGGTCCATAGCCTGGATGGcggagaagcagacagccaggcaCTGCAGGAACTGACTCAG ATGGTATCCGGCCCAGTGTCCTACTCTGGCCCAAAGCCCAGCACCCAGTATGGGGCTCCAGGCCCCTTCACAGCTCCTGGCGAGGGGGGTGCCCTGGCGGCCAGTGGACGGCCCCCCCTGCTGCCCACTCGAGCCTCTCGTTCCCAGCGGGTTGCCAGTGAGGACATGACCAGTGACGAGGAGCGCATGGTCATCTGTGAGGAAGAAGGGGATGATGATGTCATTG ctgaCGATGGCTTCAGCACCACTGACATTGATCTGAAGTGCAAGGAGCGGGTGACTGACAGCGAAAGTGGAGACAGCTCTGGGGAGGACCCCGAGGGCAGCAAG GGCTTTGGCCGGAAGGTGTTCTCACCTGTGATCCATTCCTCCTTCACACACTGCCGTCCGCCCCTGGACCCTGAGCCCCCCGGGCCCCCGGATCCACCTGTAGCCTTTGGCAAGGGCTACGGCCCCACCCCGTCGTCCTCCTCATCTTCGCCTGCCTCTGCCTCAACCTCTGCAGCCACCTCCTTCTCCCTGGGCTCAGGAACCTTCAAGGCCCAGGAGTCAGGGCAAGGCAGCACAGCAGGCCCCCTACGGCCCCCGCCCCCTGGGGCTGGGGGACCAGTGACACCTTCCAAGCCCACCCGGTTCCTTCCAACGGATCCTGCCACCTTCCGACGCAAGAGACCTGAAAGTGTGGGGAGCCTGGAGCCACCAGGCCCCTCAGTTATTTCGGCACCTCCCAGTGGGGGAGGAAACATTCTGCAGACACTGGTCCTGCCCCCAAATAAGGAGGACCGGGAGGGCAGCAGAGCCCGCATGCCCTCGGCCCCTGCTCCATCGCTGGCCTACGGGGCCCCAGCAGCCCCCCTGTCCCGCCCAGCCGCCACCATGGTCACCAACGTGGTGCGGCCTGTCAGCAGCACTCCTGTGCCCATTGCCTCTAAGCCCTTCCCCACCTCCAGCCGGGCTGAAGCGTCTCCAAATGACACGGCAGGTGCCAGGACTGAGACGGGCACTGGGTCCCGGGCTCCTGGGGGCTCCCCGCTGGGTGTCAGCTTAGTGTATTCAGACAAGAAGTCGGCAGCAGCCACCTCACCAGCCCCACACTTGGTGGCTGGGCCCCTGCTGGGCACTGTGGGAAAGGCACCTGCCACTGTTACCAACCTGCTGGTGGGCACCCCAGGCTATGGGGCCCCCGCACCCCCTGCTGTCCAGTTCATtgcccaaggagcccctggcagtgGGGCCACTTCAGGCTCTGGAACAGGTGCTGGGAGTGGCCCCAATGGGCCAGTGCCCCTGGGTATCTTGCAGCCAGGTGCCCTGGGCAAGGCTGGGGGAATCACCCAGGTGCAGTATATCCTGCCCACATTGCCCCAGCAGCTTCAGGTGGCACCTGCCCCAGCAGCAGCCCCTGGGACCAAGGTAGCAGCTCCCAGCGCCCCTGCACCCACCACCAGCATCCGTTTCACGCTCCCACCGGGCACCTCCACCAACGGCAAGGTCCTGGCTGCCACTGCACCCACTCCTGGCATCCCCATCCTGCAGTCTGTACCTTCTGCTCCACCCCCCAAAG CCCAGTCGGTGTCTccggtgcaggccccacccccggGTGGCTCAGCCCAGCTGCTGCCTGGGAAGGTACTAGTGCCCCTGGCGGCCCCTAGTGTGTCCGTGCGGGGTGGAGGTGCCGCCCAGCCACTGCCCTTGGTGAGCCCGCCCTTCTCGGTACCTGTGCAGAATGGTGCCCAGCCGCCCAGTAAG ATCATCCAGCTGACTCCAGTGCCAGTGAGCACACCCAGTGGCCTGGTGCCACCCCTGAGCCCAGCCACATTACCTGGACCCACCTCTCAGCCCCAGAAGGTCCTCCTGCCCTCCTCCACCAG GATCACCTACGTTCAGTCAGCAGGCGGGCACGCACTGCCCCTGGGTACCAGCCCTGCATCCAGCCAGGCTGGAACGGTCACCTCATACGGGCCCACGAGCTCTGTAGCCCTAGGCTTCACCTCGCTGGGGCCCAGTGGCCCTGCCTTCGTGCAGCCCCTACTCTCAG CAGGCCAAACCCCACTGCTGGCTCCCGGCCAGGTGGGCGTGTCACCTGTGCCCAGCCCCCAGCTGCCTCCTGCCTGTGCCACCCCTGGAGGGCCCGTCATCACAGCATTTTACCCTGGCAGCCCTGCACCCACCTCCTCAGCACCCCTGGCCCAGCCCTCCCAGGCCCCCCCAGGCCTGGTCTACACTGtggccaccagcaccaccacccctGCTGCTGCCATCTTGCCCAAGGGCCTTCCGGCCCCTGCCACTGCCACCCCAGCCCCCACCAGCCCCTTTCCTAGTGCCACAG CAGGCTCCATGACCTACAGCTTAGTGGCCCCCAAGGCCCAGCGGCCAACCCCCAAGGCCCCTCAGAAAGTGAAGGCGGCCATCGCCAGCATTCCCGTGGGTTCCTTTGAGGCAGGTGCCCCTGGGCGGCCTGGTCCTGCGCCCCGGCAGCCACTGGATCCTGGCCCAGCCCGCGAGCCAACTGCCCCTGAGTCTGAGCTTGAGGGGCAGCCTACAACTCCAGCCCCTCCACCACCCCCCGAGACCTGGGCTTCAACAGCCCGGAGCAGCCCCCCGCTGCCCTTGCCTGTTGAGGAGCGGACCAGCACCAAGGGTCCTGAGGCCACG GCCAGCAAATTCCCCAGCTCATCCTCAGAGTGGCGCGTCCCCGGCCTGGGCCTGGAGAGTCGTGGGGAGCCTCCCACCCCTCCCAGCCCAGCGCCGGCTCCAGTCTCTTGTGGCATCATCGGCAGCAGTGAGGGCAACAGCGGGAGGGCGGCTGGGGATACCCCTGAGCGCAAGGAGGTGGCTAGTACCGGCAAGAAGGTGAAGGTGCGGCCCCCGCCCCTGAAGAAGACCTTTGACTCTGTGGACAA GGTCCTGTCAGAGGTGGACTTTGAAGAGCGCTTTGCTGAGCTGCCTGAATTTCGGCCTGAGGAGGTgctgccctctcccaccctgcagTCTCTGGCCACCTCCCCCCGGGCCATCTTGGGCTCCTACCGCAAGAAGAGAAAGAACTCCACCG ACCTGGACTCGGCACCCGAGGACCCCACCTCGCCCAAGCGCAAGATGAGAAGACGCTCCAGCTGCAGCTCTGAGCCCAACACCCCCAAGAGTGCCAAGTGTGAGGGAGACATCTTCACCTTTGACCGTACAG GTACGGATGCTGAGGATGTGCTTGGGGAGCTGGAGTACGAGAAGGTGCCGTACTCGTCACTGCGGCGTACCCTGGACCAGCGCCGGGCCCTGGTCATGCAGCTTTTCCAGGACCATGGCTTTTTCCCCTCAG CCCAGGCCACAGCAGCCTTCCAGGCCCGCTACGCAGACATCTTCCCCTCTAAGGTCTGTCTGCAGCTGAAGATCCGTGAGGTGCGCCAGAAGATCATGCAGGCGGCTACTCCCACGGAGCAGCCCCCAGGGGCCGAGGCCCCCCTCCCCGGACCGCCCTCCACTGGCACCGCTGCTGCCCCTGCTCCCACGCCCAGCCCTGCTGTGGGCCCTGACCCCAACTCACCTGGCTCGGACTCTGGCTCGGCCCCGGCTGccccaccactgcctccaccccCAGAGCTGGGGCCCGGACAGCCTGGCTGGGAGGGGGCCCCCCAggcctcccctccaccctctggCTCTTCCACAGCTGCCACAGGCAGGTGA
- the CIC gene encoding protein capicua homolog isoform X5 encodes MYSAHRPLVPASGAASRGLGMFVWTNVEPRSVAVFPWHSLVPFLAPSQPDPSVQPSEAQQPASHPVASNQSKEPAESAAVAHEQTPGGTGSADPGRPPAATCPESPGPGPLHTLGVVEPGKGPPPATEEEASGPPGESRLDSETESDHDDAFLSIMSPEIQLPLPPGKRRTQSLSALPKERDSSSEKDGRSPNKREKDHIRRPMNAFMIFSKRHRALVHQRHPNQDNRTVSKILGEWWYALGPKEKQKYHDLAFQVKEAHFKAHPDWKWCNKDRKKSSSEAKPASLGLAGGHKETRERSMSETGTAAAPGVSSELLSVAAQTLLSSDPKAPGSGSCGAERLHTVGGPGSARPRAFSHSGVHSLDGGEADSQALQELTQMVSGPVSYSGPKPSTQYGAPGPFTAPGEGGALAASGRPPLLPTRASRSQRVASEDMTSDEERMVICEEEGDDDVIADDGFSTTDIDLKCKERVTDSESGDSSGEDPEGSKGFGRKVFSPVIHSSFTHCRPPLDPEPPGPPDPPVAFGKGYGPTPSSSSSSPASASTSAATSFSLGSGTFKAQESGQGSTAGPLRPPPPGAGGPVTPSKPTRFLPTDPATFRRKRPESVGSLEPPGPSVISAPPSGGGNILQTLVLPPNKEDREGSRARMPSAPAPSLAYGAPAAPLSRPAATMVTNVVRPVSSTPVPIASKPFPTSSRAEASPNDTAGARTETGTGSRAPGGSPLGVSLVYSDKKSAAATSPAPHLVAGPLLGTVGKAPATVTNLLVGTPGYGAPAPPAVQFIAQGAPGSGATSGSGTGAGSGPNGPVPLGILQPGALGKAGGITQVQYILPTLPQQLQVAPAPAAAPGTKVAAPSAPAPTTSIRFTLPPGTSTNGKVLAATAPTPGIPILQSVPSAPPPKAQSVSPVQAPPPGGSAQLLPGKVLVPLAAPSVSVRGGGAAQPLPLVSPPFSVPVQNGAQPPSKIIQLTPVPVSTPSGLVPPLSPATLPGPTSQPQKVLLPSSTRITYVQSAGGHALPLGTSPASSQAGTVTSYGPTSSVALGFTSLGPSGPAFVQPLLSAGQTPLLAPGQVGVSPVPSPQLPPACATPGGPVITAFYPGSPAPTSSAPLAQPSQAPPGLVYTVATSTTTPAAAILPKGLPAPATATPAPTSPFPSATAGSMTYSLVAPKAQRPTPKAPQKVKAAIASIPVGSFEAGAPGRPGPAPRQPLDPGPAREPTAPESELEGQPTTPAPPPPPETWASTARSSPPLPLPVEERTSTKGPEATASKFPSSSSEWRVPGLGLESRGEPPTPPSPAPAPVSCGIIGSSEGNSGRAAGDTPERKEVASTGKKVKVRPPPLKKTFDSVDNRVLSEVDFEERFAELPEFRPEEVLPSPTLQSLATSPRAILGSYRKKRKNSTDLDSAPEDPTSPKRKMRRRSSCSSEPNTPKSAKCEGDIFTFDRTGTDAEDVLGELEYEKVPYSSLRRTLDQRRALVMQLFQDHGFFPSAQATAAFQARYADIFPSKVCLQLKIREVRQKIMQAATPTEQPPGAEAPLPGPPSTGTAAAPAPTPSPAVGPDPNSPGSDSGSAPAAPPLPPPPELGPGQPGWEGAPQASPPPSGSSTAATGR; translated from the exons ATGTACTCGGCCCACAGGCCCCTGGTGCCTGCGTCCGGCGCGGCCTCCCGTGGCCTCGGCATGTTCG TGTGGACAAATGTGGAACCTCGCTCTGTGGCCGTGTTCCCCTGGCACTCCTTAGTCCCCTTCCTGGCCCCCAGCCAGCCTGACCCCTCCGTACAGCCAAGCGAGGCCCAGCAACCCGCCAGCCACCCAGTGGCCTCCAACCAGAGCAAAG AACCTGCTGAGTCGGCAGCTGTTGCTCATGAGCAGACACCTGGTGGGACAGGAAGTGCTGACCCTGGGCGGCCCCCTGCAGCCACATGCCCTGAGAGCCCAGGGCCCGGACCCCTACACACACTGGGGGTGGTGGAACCTGGCAAGGGTCCCCCTCCCGCTACTGAGGAGGAGGCCTCTGGCCCCCCAGGAGAATCCCGGCTGGACAGTGAGACGGAGAGTGACCATGACGATGC CTTTCTCTCCATCATGTCCCCTGAGATCCAGTTGCCTCTGCCACCTGGAAAACGCCGGACTCAGTCCCTCAGTGCTCTGCCCAAAGAACGGGACTCATCTTCTGAGAAGGATGGACGCAGCCCCAACaag CGGGAGAAGGACCATATCCGGCGGCCCATGAATGCCTTTATGATCTTCAGCAAGCGACACCGGGCCCTGGTCCACCAGCGTCACCCAAACCAGGACAACCGGACTGTCAGCAAGATCCTAGGCGAATGGTGGTATGCCCTGGGGCCTAAGGAGAAGCAGAAGTACCATGACCTGGCCTTCCAG GTGAAGGAGGCCCACTTCAAGGCCCACCCAGACTGGAAGTGGTGCAACAAGGACCGAAAGAAGTCCAGTTCAGAGGCCAAGCCCGCTAGCCTAGGGCTGGCTGGAGGGCACAAGGAGACCCGGGAGCGGAGCATGTCAGAGACAGGCACTGCTGCTGCCCCTGGAG TGTCATCGGAACTCCTGTCTGTGGCAGCCCAGACACTTTTGAGCTCGGACCCCAAGGCTCCAGGGAGTGGTTCCTGTGGGGCAGAACGGCTGCACACAGTTGGGGGTCCTGGCTCAGCCCGACCCCGCGCCTTCTCCCACAGTGGGGTCCATAGCCTGGATGGcggagaagcagacagccaggcaCTGCAGGAACTGACTCAG ATGGTATCCGGCCCAGTGTCCTACTCTGGCCCAAAGCCCAGCACCCAGTATGGGGCTCCAGGCCCCTTCACAGCTCCTGGCGAGGGGGGTGCCCTGGCGGCCAGTGGACGGCCCCCCCTGCTGCCCACTCGAGCCTCTCGTTCCCAGCGGGTTGCCAGTGAGGACATGACCAGTGACGAGGAGCGCATGGTCATCTGTGAGGAAGAAGGGGATGATGATGTCATTG ctgaCGATGGCTTCAGCACCACTGACATTGATCTGAAGTGCAAGGAGCGGGTGACTGACAGCGAAAGTGGAGACAGCTCTGGGGAGGACCCCGAGGGCAGCAAG GGCTTTGGCCGGAAGGTGTTCTCACCTGTGATCCATTCCTCCTTCACACACTGCCGTCCGCCCCTGGACCCTGAGCCCCCCGGGCCCCCGGATCCACCTGTAGCCTTTGGCAAGGGCTACGGCCCCACCCCGTCGTCCTCCTCATCTTCGCCTGCCTCTGCCTCAACCTCTGCAGCCACCTCCTTCTCCCTGGGCTCAGGAACCTTCAAGGCCCAGGAGTCAGGGCAAGGCAGCACAGCAGGCCCCCTACGGCCCCCGCCCCCTGGGGCTGGGGGACCAGTGACACCTTCCAAGCCCACCCGGTTCCTTCCAACGGATCCTGCCACCTTCCGACGCAAGAGACCTGAAAGTGTGGGGAGCCTGGAGCCACCAGGCCCCTCAGTTATTTCGGCACCTCCCAGTGGGGGAGGAAACATTCTGCAGACACTGGTCCTGCCCCCAAATAAGGAGGACCGGGAGGGCAGCAGAGCCCGCATGCCCTCGGCCCCTGCTCCATCGCTGGCCTACGGGGCCCCAGCAGCCCCCCTGTCCCGCCCAGCCGCCACCATGGTCACCAACGTGGTGCGGCCTGTCAGCAGCACTCCTGTGCCCATTGCCTCTAAGCCCTTCCCCACCTCCAGCCGGGCTGAAGCGTCTCCAAATGACACGGCAGGTGCCAGGACTGAGACGGGCACTGGGTCCCGGGCTCCTGGGGGCTCCCCGCTGGGTGTCAGCTTAGTGTATTCAGACAAGAAGTCGGCAGCAGCCACCTCACCAGCCCCACACTTGGTGGCTGGGCCCCTGCTGGGCACTGTGGGAAAGGCACCTGCCACTGTTACCAACCTGCTGGTGGGCACCCCAGGCTATGGGGCCCCCGCACCCCCTGCTGTCCAGTTCATtgcccaaggagcccctggcagtgGGGCCACTTCAGGCTCTGGAACAGGTGCTGGGAGTGGCCCCAATGGGCCAGTGCCCCTGGGTATCTTGCAGCCAGGTGCCCTGGGCAAGGCTGGGGGAATCACCCAGGTGCAGTATATCCTGCCCACATTGCCCCAGCAGCTTCAGGTGGCACCTGCCCCAGCAGCAGCCCCTGGGACCAAGGTAGCAGCTCCCAGCGCCCCTGCACCCACCACCAGCATCCGTTTCACGCTCCCACCGGGCACCTCCACCAACGGCAAGGTCCTGGCTGCCACTGCACCCACTCCTGGCATCCCCATCCTGCAGTCTGTACCTTCTGCTCCACCCCCCAAAG CCCAGTCGGTGTCTccggtgcaggccccacccccggGTGGCTCAGCCCAGCTGCTGCCTGGGAAGGTACTAGTGCCCCTGGCGGCCCCTAGTGTGTCCGTGCGGGGTGGAGGTGCCGCCCAGCCACTGCCCTTGGTGAGCCCGCCCTTCTCGGTACCTGTGCAGAATGGTGCCCAGCCGCCCAGTAAG ATCATCCAGCTGACTCCAGTGCCAGTGAGCACACCCAGTGGCCTGGTGCCACCCCTGAGCCCAGCCACATTACCTGGACCCACCTCTCAGCCCCAGAAGGTCCTCCTGCCCTCCTCCACCAG GATCACCTACGTTCAGTCAGCAGGCGGGCACGCACTGCCCCTGGGTACCAGCCCTGCATCCAGCCAGGCTGGAACGGTCACCTCATACGGGCCCACGAGCTCTGTAGCCCTAGGCTTCACCTCGCTGGGGCCCAGTGGCCCTGCCTTCGTGCAGCCCCTACTCTCAG CAGGCCAAACCCCACTGCTGGCTCCCGGCCAGGTGGGCGTGTCACCTGTGCCCAGCCCCCAGCTGCCTCCTGCCTGTGCCACCCCTGGAGGGCCCGTCATCACAGCATTTTACCCTGGCAGCCCTGCACCCACCTCCTCAGCACCCCTGGCCCAGCCCTCCCAGGCCCCCCCAGGCCTGGTCTACACTGtggccaccagcaccaccacccctGCTGCTGCCATCTTGCCCAAGGGCCTTCCGGCCCCTGCCACTGCCACCCCAGCCCCCACCAGCCCCTTTCCTAGTGCCACAG CAGGCTCCATGACCTACAGCTTAGTGGCCCCCAAGGCCCAGCGGCCAACCCCCAAGGCCCCTCAGAAAGTGAAGGCGGCCATCGCCAGCATTCCCGTGGGTTCCTTTGAGGCAGGTGCCCCTGGGCGGCCTGGTCCTGCGCCCCGGCAGCCACTGGATCCTGGCCCAGCCCGCGAGCCAACTGCCCCTGAGTCTGAGCTTGAGGGGCAGCCTACAACTCCAGCCCCTCCACCACCCCCCGAGACCTGGGCTTCAACAGCCCGGAGCAGCCCCCCGCTGCCCTTGCCTGTTGAGGAGCGGACCAGCACCAAGGGTCCTGAGGCCACG GCCAGCAAATTCCCCAGCTCATCCTCAGAGTGGCGCGTCCCCGGCCTGGGCCTGGAGAGTCGTGGGGAGCCTCCCACCCCTCCCAGCCCAGCGCCGGCTCCAGTCTCTTGTGGCATCATCGGCAGCAGTGAGGGCAACAGCGGGAGGGCGGCTGGGGATACCCCTGAGCGCAAGGAGGTGGCTAGTACCGGCAAGAAGGTGAAGGTGCGGCCCCCGCCCCTGAAGAAGACCTTTGACTCTGTGGACAA CAGGGTCCTGTCAGAGGTGGACTTTGAAGAGCGCTTTGCTGAGCTGCCTGAATTTCGGCCTGAGGAGGTgctgccctctcccaccctgcagTCTCTGGCCACCTCCCCCCGGGCCATCTTGGGCTCCTACCGCAAGAAGAGAAAGAACTCCACCG ACCTGGACTCGGCACCCGAGGACCCCACCTCGCCCAAGCGCAAGATGAGAAGACGCTCCAGCTGCAGCTCTGAGCCCAACACCCCCAAGAGTGCCAAGTGTGAGGGAGACATCTTCACCTTTGACCGTACAG GTACGGATGCTGAGGATGTGCTTGGGGAGCTGGAGTACGAGAAGGTGCCGTACTCGTCACTGCGGCGTACCCTGGACCAGCGCCGGGCCCTGGTCATGCAGCTTTTCCAGGACCATGGCTTTTTCCCCTCAG CCCAGGCCACAGCAGCCTTCCAGGCCCGCTACGCAGACATCTTCCCCTCTAAGGTCTGTCTGCAGCTGAAGATCCGTGAGGTGCGCCAGAAGATCATGCAGGCGGCTACTCCCACGGAGCAGCCCCCAGGGGCCGAGGCCCCCCTCCCCGGACCGCCCTCCACTGGCACCGCTGCTGCCCCTGCTCCCACGCCCAGCCCTGCTGTGGGCCCTGACCCCAACTCACCTGGCTCGGACTCTGGCTCGGCCCCGGCTGccccaccactgcctccaccccCAGAGCTGGGGCCCGGACAGCCTGGCTGGGAGGGGGCCCCCCAggcctcccctccaccctctggCTCTTCCACAGCTGCCACAGGCAGGTGA